In Spodoptera frugiperda isolate SF20-4 chromosome 1, AGI-APGP_CSIRO_Sfru_2.0, whole genome shotgun sequence, the following are encoded in one genomic region:
- the LOC118273027 gene encoding maltase A1-like encodes MKSLHVALIVVLTIALLGAIGGLIAWGVIATQKCLPETPQLRNMDWWEHCALYQIYPRSFKDSDADGVGDLEGIMQELEHFVDAGVDAIWMSPIFKSPMVDFGYDISNFYEIHEDYGTMEQFDELLKRAHELGIKLLLDFVPNHASNESMYFIESEKRNPKYEDFFIWDDGIPDPANPNGRPLPPSNWVSQFGGSAWEWSDKRKQYYLHQFAIQQADFNFRNPAVKQEMFDIMTFWLDRGVDGFRVDALPYLIEADPADHGGRYPDDPLSGLAEFESHQLGYTIPLYTKDLIELYDVVYEWREFIDNYNKEHGGDTRVLFSEGYANITMTMLYYGNEEGKIGAHFPFNFDFITDVSAKSNARDFVYTILKWLTYMPYRAVANWQFGNHDNNRMPTRFRHDMVDGLNSLNMMLPGTSVTYQGEEIGMRDGYVSWEDTVDVEACNRGDEDTYHLYSRDPARTPYHWNDGHKAGFTTGDTTWLPIAEDYQEINLAKQKEDAKSHYKVYQRLTALRKEKTLSHGEYDIRALSDSSFYLVRYLSTYDTLVLLFNVGTTQDTLDLNRVPYLRRPATVYVSSIHSSRDIGTVIDASELTLAPGEALILRSPSA; translated from the exons ATGAAGTCGTTGCATGTGGCACTCATTGTTGTACTCACTATCGCCTTATTGGGCGCTATTGGAG GTTTGATAGCATGGGGAGTGATAGCTACGCAGAAATGTTTACCAGAGACTCCTCAGTTGAGGAACATGGATTGGTGGGAACATTGCGCCTTGTACCAGATCTACCCAAGGTCTTTCAAGGACAGTGATGCAGACGGCGTCGGAGATTTGGAAG GTATAATGCAAGAGCTGGAACACTTCGTGGATGCTGGAGTGGACGCTATTTGGATGTCTCCTATCTTCAAGTCCCCTATGGTGGACTTTGGGTACGACATCAGCAACTTCTACGAAATCCATGAAGACTACGGGACCATGGAACAGTTTGATGAGCTCCTGAAGAGGGCTCATGAACTTG GAATAAAATTGCTATTGGACTTCGTGCCGAACCACGCGAGCAATGAATCGATGTACTTCATAGAGTCAGAGAAGAGGAATCCAAAATACGAGGACTTCTTCATCTGGGATGATGGTATCCCTGACCCTGCAAATCCAAATGGCAGGCCGCTCCCCCCTTCAAATTGG GTGAGTCAATTCGGCGGGTCCGCGTGGGAATGGAGCGACAAGAGAAAACAGTACTACCTCCACCAGTTTGCCATCCAACAGGCAGACTTCAACTTCAGAAACCCAGCCGTTAAACAGGAAATGTTCGATATTATGACATTCTGGTTGGACAGAGGCGTTGACGGCTTTAGAGTAGACGCTCTGCCATATCTGATTGAAGCAGATCCAGCTGACCATGGCGGAAGATACCCTGATGATCCTCTCAGTGGACTGGCGGAGTTCGAATCACACCAGCTTGGCTACACAATCCCGCTATACACCAAAGACTTAATAGAATTGTACGACGTCGTGTACGAATGGAGAGAATTTATCGATAACTACAATAAGGAGCACGGAGGAGACACCAG AGTTTTGTTCTCGGAAGGATACGCGAACATAACCATGACTATGTTGTACTATGGAAATGAGGAAGGAAAGATAGGTGCCCACTTCCCATTCAATTTCGACTTCATCACCGACGTGTCTGCTAAGTCTAATGCGAGGGACTTTGTCTACACCATACTGAAGTGGCTCACCTACATGCCTTACAGAGCAGTAGCTAACTGGCAG tttggCAACCACGACAACAACAGAATGCCGACGCGGTTCCGTCACGACATGGTGGACGGTCTCAACTCTCTGAACATGATGCTGCCCGGCACCTCCGTCACCTACCAGGGCGAGGAGATTGGCATGAGAGACGGCTACGTTTCCTGGGAAGATACAGTGGACGTGGAGGCTTGCAACCGAGGAGACGAAGATACCTACCACTTGTACTCCAGAGACCCTGCCAGGACTCCCTACCATTGGAACGATGGTCATAAGGCTGGTTTCACAACAGGTGACACAACGTGGCTTCCAATTGCTGAAGACTATCAAGAAATTAATCTGGCCAAACAGAAGGAGGATGCAAAGAGTCATTACAAG GTGTACCAAAGGTTGACGGCCTTACGAAAGGAGAAGACTCTTTCCCACGGCGAGTACGACATCAGGGCACTGTCTGACAGCTCGTTCTACTTGGTCCGCTACCTGAGCACCTACGACACGCTGGTGTTGCTGTTCAATGTGGGCACCACTCAAGACACCCTCGACTTAAACAGGGTACCATACCTCAGAAGACCAGCCACCGTCTACGTCTCTAGCATACATTCCAGCAGGGATATTGG AACTGTCATCGATGCAAGCGAGCTGACCCTGGCTCCTGGAGAAGCTCTGATCCTGCGGTCACCGTCCGCTTGA